The region CTCACAGAAACAAGTTTACTCCAAGAGCAAGAACTTGTGTTTTTATAGGCTATCCTCAAGGAATAAAGGGATATAAACTATATGATATTAATACTCATGATATTTTTGTTTCTCGAAATGTCATTTTTCATGAACATATATTTCCTTTTCATAAGTTGAACACAGATACTGATATTATTGATCCTTTTTCAACCATAGTTTTTCCATCTCCCCACATATCTAACACACAAGTTGAAGATTTTCCTAACTCAGATTCTAGCTTGGAGTGCCATGATCATTCTCCGCAGGTAGAAGATATTGTTATTACACCAGCAGGCAATGATCAACTTCACAATGATCATGCAGCAGATCATATTACCATAAATGACCAACATGACACACAAAATGATGCTTCCATGGTCTCTGTTCAACCAGATAGACCAAGACGAACAAACAGAATTTCAAGACCTCCAACTTATCTGAGAGACTATGAATGTCACTCTGTCATTCAAGACAATACTTCTACTCCTCATACAATAAATAAATTTCTCAATTATGATAACTTATCCTCTTCTTACAAACATTTTGTTCTTGCTGTAACAGATTCATATGAACCTGTCAACTACAATCAAGCTGCTCAACATCAAGTATGGATTGAAGCCATGCAAAATGAATTAGATGCTTTACTCAAAAACAACACATGGACCTATGTTTCCCTACCACCAAATAAAAGAGCAATCGGTTGTCGTTGGGTGTACAAAATCAAGTACAACAGTGATGGTTCAATTGAGAGGCACAAGGCAAGACTAGTTGCCCAAGGATACAAACAGCAAGAAGGATTGGACTTCTTCGACactttttcacctgtggccaAGATGGTCACATTTAAATTACTTCTAGCTATCTCCACCATTAACAAATGGCATACATTACAAATAGATATTAATAATGCCTTCCTCAATGGAGATCTCCATGAGGAAGTCTATATGGCTTTACCAAAGGGTCTAATATTACCTACTTCTCCCCTTGCAGGTTCCAACACTGTATGCAAGTTAAGGAAATCAATTTATGGATTGAAACAATCCTCAAGACAATGGTACCAAAAGCTCTCTACTGCTCTAATGGAGGAAGGATTCATTCAGTCTCTAGCAGACTACACGCTTTTCACCCGCGGATCAAACACTACTTTCATTGCTCTTctagtatatgtcgatgacatcaTACTAGCTGGACCAAATCTCACTCTTCTGCATCAACTTCAAACCAAGCTTCATGCCAAgttttctttaaaaattctcgGACCATTGAAGTATTTCCTCGGTTTTGAAATTGCAAGGTCTACTGATGGTTTGGTTCTTTCACAGAGAAAATACACTCTCCAGCTCCTTCAAGATAGTGGATTCATAGGCAGCAAACCTTGTAAAACACCAATGGATCCAAGACTCAAATTCGATGACCAACAAGGAGAGTTATTGACTGATCCTTCTTCCTACAGACAGCTTGTTGGCAAATTTCTATATCTTACATTATCAAGACCAGACATCACCTTTGCAGTACATACATTAAGCCAATTTATGTCTGCTCCTCGAACTCCTCACATGCAAGCTGCACATCATCTCCTCAGATATCTCAAAGGAACACCTGGTCAAGGCTTGCTCTACTCAAGTTCTTCTTCTTTACACTTAAAGGGATTCTCAGATTCTGACTGGGCTTCTTGCCCAATGTCAAGACGATCTACAACTGGTTTTTGCATATTTCTAGGAGATTGCTTAATCTCCTGGAAAACCAAGAAGCAGCCCACAATTTCTCGAAGTTCAGCTGAAGCTGAATATCGTGCATTAGCTGCAACAGGAAGTGAGATCACTTGGATACAATATCTTCTAGATGATTTTCACATCTCACATTCTCAACCTGCCTTTATTTATTGTGACAATCAATCAGCTATACATATAGCTAACAACCCGGCATTTCACGAACGTACGAAGCATATTGAATTGGACTGCCATTTCATTCGAGAAAAGATCACACAGTCCAAAATCAGATTAAGTCCGGTACCAAGTTCTCTACAACTAGCTGATGCCTTCACCAAGCCACTCCCATCAACACTTTTATCTTCTCACATAGTCAAGATGTCAGTATATGATCTATACCGTCCATCTTGAGGGGAGGCTAATAAGATTTCTAGTTAGTCAGTTAGttatttattagttttctttctgtTAGttcttttatttacttgtatttacAGTTGGTTCTTTGTATTGTTACGTTGTTGTAGTCTGTTAGAGTATGTTTGTTAGAGTTTGTTAGTTTTCAGTTGTATTCCTTGTCTTTAGTTAGTTGTCCCTGTCTTGTCTATATAtaccgtgagctcgagttcattTGTAAGTCTTCACATTTTAAATACAAAGCTTCAAGCATTTTGTTCATTCTCTGTTTTCAACACTCAAAATTCAATTCCGTGTTACAACCCTTGTAACGAAAAGGTATTAAAGGCATGGTATTGCACATTAATAATAGTTGCCATCTTTACAATCCACTACAATGATTTGAAAAGATTTCTCATTCAATACACATATTTAAATACTTTCTATTAAAAACTTCCCACAAAACGAAAAAAGCACAAAATGCCATTGACATCCATCCACACAAACAAATCCTTATCCAAACAGTAAAAAAAATCttcacaaaaaataaataaataaaaaaaccatCATCCAACCTGCAGCATCAGCAGAAATTTTCTTAGTCTTCACGGATTCCATGTTGTACGTGTATTAATACTAATCTCAAGCCGGCAACAAAAAAGATAACAACCCATAGCACAAATTTATCAATCAACAATAACAATCTGTATGAAATTCTACAGTTTGATCACAACATGAAACTAGGGATGTAAATGGGCGGATCTGATCCGACCCGGTAGTGATCCGACCCGAACCTAATATACTCCCGCCCGCCCCGATCCGACCCGATCACAAAAAACAACGTAAAATCGATCACAACAACATGATGAAGATAATACCTGTGTTGCCAGTACATTCTTCCCCTCATTTGCCAGTAGTTTCTTTGCAGCATTTTCTTGCGTTGTCCCTTCATTTTCTTGCGTTGCTTTCTCAGTTTCTACCTCTGTCTcgatcttttcttctttttttttcttacagTTTCTTTCTGGATCTTTTGAAGCATACACAAGATATATATGCATGCACAGCTGTAGCCAGACCAGAAAGCCCGAAAAAGATAGACCCCGGCCCATATTTCGACAGGCCCATATTTTGTAATATGATCTCGAATTCTTACTCTTTTATTTTGTAGACTTTAAAAAGAAAAGGATAAATCCATGTTTTTGTGGCAatgaaaaattttatttaaaaaaaatatagggaattttaaaaaaatatgacttttatgctatcaatgtgcaaaaatatggagttatatttttcttaatttgtatgagaaatttattagaaaaaaaattaaagtatggaaaacacaattagtagctaactaaaatatggaaatgtcttttttttttttatcatagttatgttttatttgattttgaatgtaatttgatttttattttttttattttttcccttattttttattattttttttcctaatttgttttttcttccattttttcctttttccttttttttttctaccaattttttccttcatctttttttctttcaatttttgcattcttcttttttttttttcatttttattcatttatctattttttttctttcatttgtattttttttcatattttttcagtttttttcattctattttttattcatttttgtatttattattttctccttccattatttttcttttttcacacatatgagcttttttttctttttttttcttcttccattttttctaccaattttttcattcatatttttcttttcttttcatttttccattattttcttcttcttcttttcattcttatttattcatctattttttttcattcatcatttcttttgtttttttttatttttgtacttattcttttctcattatatattttttttcatttttttcacacataaattttaacattacataattattctactattttttaatttattatcttttattattgtaattatttttatagttttccactatatgaaaaaaaaaatatcaaatcagttttttcagcattttctttttactgtaacacttataggaataccataatttggaaataaaactaataaaaatatgaaaatgtgatactattatatttaattattttatttcttaaaatgaataaaatatttttaaaaaatataatatttaaataatgtagagaaaaaaataaagaagttgatgtatggtataatgtaaaaatttaaagtaaattaaaaaaaaaaatatgttttggtggtgtaatacattttctttataatatttagctaaaattcACAAATATATcttccatcagctcctttatatatatatttataatagtcaTTCACAAACTTCAATTAATcaatatctacatttacatatcctttatataatattttaatattattatttttctttttaacctttctctctcccatttagtatatatatttattatatttttttctttcaattattttattttgttttaattaataaaatatgtttaaagatataatatttaaatgatgtagagaaatatatagagaagttgatatatgatataatgtaaaacttaaatgtaaaataaaaaaaatatatattttaaaaaatagagtaGAGCATCCATAAAATACTCTTAAACATGTTTGATATGTTCAGCTTATTCTATTTTTCAATAAACATCACATAAAACTTACTTTctctattttatataaatatttacattataccatacaacattttataattaaaataataaaaaaatagataaaaaataatattaattaatttggagaaagaaagagagaatgtCATTTTAAATCATTGTTGGCCCCTTATGATCTCAGccattatttcaaaaataaaaagaataaaagagaaaCCGTACATTTTGAAAAGATAatagtttgttaaaaaaaataaaaaataaaaaaagagttaaaaataaaagtaataaaatattaattaatttggaaaaagaaaGAGGGAATGTCATTTTAAAGCATTGTTGTGCCCTTATGATCTCAGCTATTATTTCAAAAATAGAAAGAATAAAAGAGAAGCCTTACATTTTTTCAAGATAATTGAAAAGATAAGAGTTTGttcgaaaaaaaaaataataaataaggaGTTAAATTAGCATGAAGTAAAAAAAATACCTGCTATGCTAGCACATTAATCTAATAATTTTCCTATGTAATCTTAATCCTTTTGCCTTTAAGCAAAGAAGAACAAAAATAAGAAGAAAGTTTAGATATACTTCTCGCTCTTCTTTAGCCTCCCATGAGTCTCTTGGGCTTTGAAAACCTAAAACGTTTTCTTAAGATGTATTTATACTGCCACAACCTTTGAGTGatgaaatataaaaaatattattaaaaagcACGACTTAAATCCTCAGCTTCGGGCACGATCACACTATTGTATGGGTGCAACCACGGTGGATGAAACATTCACCTAGTTTAAACTCTATATCAACTACTGATATTGTTTTGACCATAACTCTTAAAAAACTACGAAAAGCTAATTTCTGTGCATTTTTCCAAGAAAGTGAAAGAATCATTGTCTAAATTTAGCTTGATTAAGGCcacttatattatattatattgttttagttatttttgttttaattaagcTCACCTATATTTTTTGTGCAGGCAGGCAGCAACAACATGCAGATACTCATATTTCACCTTGGATGGAATATATGGGAATTGAACAAACAAATGGTATATTTAGAACTaacatttttttagttttaatgctttaattaattaaatagctaATTAACCCATTGATGTCAAGAGTCTACTctattcttcaaaaaaaaaaaaaacatcaccaaaactaTTTTCTCTATTTTATATCAAATTTCTAAATCTATATTAGAGGGAATGTCATTTTAAAGCATTGTTGGGCCCCTTGTGATCTCATCCATTATTTAAAAAATGGAAAGAATAAAAGAGAAACCGTACATTTTGTCAAGAGAATTGAAAAGATAAAGAGTTAAATTAGCATGACTTAAAAAAATACCTGCTAGCACATTAATCTAATCATTTTCCTATGTAATCTTGATCCTTTTACCTTTAAGCAAAGATTTTCCCTTGTTCTTTGGCTCCTTGATAATCTTCTCCCTGCTCTTCATCCTTTCATCACGTTCCTCTAAGTACATATTGACACCAATAATTTCCTCGTAATAATCTTCATACACTTTTTTCCAATAGATAAACCTTTTACCGTGATGACGAAGACCACACGTACAACATGGAATCCGTGTCTCCCAAAATTTGTTGCTTTGCTTTTTGGTGGACAAAATCCTCATTTCCTTGCAAGTGCACTCCAACTTAGCCACCTCAGTACCCGGAAGAAACTCCAAAATCTTCATCTTCAGATCTGAGTGGAGTCCCATAAAGCATGGCAGACTAGGCAACCCGGCCTCTTCCCGGAGCTTTATCTTGAGAGGAAAGGCAAGTTCATCTCTCACACTTAAAAAGAATTGTTCTAAACCGTTGCGGTGTTGTGCTAACAATGGAAAACGAAGTATTGATTCTAGTTTATGATCGTATAACGATACTTGAAATACTACcgatccttcttcttcttccgatCCACAACTACTTGACCCTGCAGAGACAGTCAAACATTGCCCAAAACTTTCAAAATCCAACTTTGCTACTACTGTTTGTGGTTTATGaccattattgttgttattttcaAAAATC is a window of Humulus lupulus chromosome 4, drHumLupu1.1, whole genome shotgun sequence DNA encoding:
- the LOC133831376 gene encoding putative F-box protein At1g23770, which encodes MTKKIMKLCSKCNRLERKRKKVSPKSWYYKEIFYMIEFLSKNYLRTQSEEREEKEKKEKEKEKESIISQPSAAENMDVDEHNSNNSNSGGYVCFLRKVLREESGDNHHIHIHMLMAIAVHAILIESGFVGYDPISGDRVDHKFHQVFVVDDDHCRPSVSFCYTLSEIFENNNNNGHKPQTVVAKLDFESFGQCLTVSAGSSSCGSEEEEGSVVFQVSLYDHKLESILRFPLLAQHRNGLEQFFLSVRDELAFPLKIKLREEAGLPSLPCFMGLHSDLKMKILEFLPGTEVAKLECTCKEMRILSTKKQSNKFWETRIPCCTCGLRHHGKRFIYWKKVYEDYYEEIIGVNMYLEERDERMKSREKIIKEPKNKGKSLLKGKRIKIT